The following proteins are co-located in the uncultured Propionivibrio sp. genome:
- a CDS encoding hydroxymethylglutaryl-CoA lyase, producing the protein MSTPSITWPEKVSLCEVGLRDGLQNEKVIPSIEQKLQLLDTVVASGVRIIEIGAFVHPKAVPQMADTDALCRTMKKVDGVEYRALVPNIKGVQRAFDAGLTKAKLTVSASEAHCLANFNSSPVKMIEGFADCAEFAAKNNMTLSGAISTSFGCPFQGRVPVEQVENAVRGFVKLGITELSLSDTTGMANPRQVYELGTAMRQIFPQVQWVMHFHNTRDMALANIVAGIQAGVRMFDGAFAGLGGCPFAPGASGNVASEDVIHMLHEMGIDTGVDLLKAMETARLAASFVGHAPSSAVLKAGRCVDIVKEKPQAQNNA; encoded by the coding sequence ATGAGCACTCCCAGCATTACCTGGCCGGAAAAAGTCTCGCTCTGCGAGGTCGGCCTGCGCGATGGCCTGCAGAACGAGAAGGTCATTCCGAGCATCGAGCAGAAGCTGCAACTGCTCGACACCGTCGTCGCCTCGGGCGTCAGGATCATCGAAATCGGCGCCTTCGTGCATCCGAAAGCGGTGCCGCAGATGGCCGACACCGACGCGCTGTGCCGCACGATGAAGAAAGTCGACGGCGTCGAATACCGGGCGCTCGTGCCCAACATCAAGGGCGTTCAGCGCGCCTTCGATGCGGGCCTGACCAAGGCCAAGCTGACGGTTTCGGCGAGCGAAGCGCATTGCCTCGCCAACTTCAACAGCAGCCCGGTCAAGATGATCGAGGGTTTCGCCGACTGTGCCGAATTCGCCGCCAAGAACAATATGACGCTGTCCGGCGCGATCTCGACGTCCTTCGGTTGCCCCTTCCAGGGCAGGGTGCCGGTCGAGCAGGTCGAAAACGCCGTGCGCGGCTTCGTCAAGCTCGGCATCACCGAACTCTCGCTTTCCGATACCACCGGCATGGCCAACCCGCGTCAGGTTTATGAACTCGGCACGGCGATGCGCCAGATCTTCCCGCAGGTGCAGTGGGTGATGCACTTCCACAACACGCGCGACATGGCGCTGGCCAACATCGTCGCCGGCATCCAGGCCGGCGTGCGCATGTTCGACGGCGCCTTCGCCGGCCTCGGCGGCTGCCCCTTCGCGCCGGGCGCCTCGGGTAACGTCGCCAGCGAGGATGTCATCCACATGCTGCATGAAATGGGCATCGACACCGGTGTCGATCTGCTCAAGGCGATGGAGACCGCCCGTCTGGCGGCGAGCTTCGTCGGCCATGCCCCGTCCAGCGCCGTCCTCAAGGCCGGCCGCTGCGTCGATATCGTCAAAGAAAAGCCGCAAGCGCAGAACAACGCCTGA
- a CDS encoding citryl-CoA lyase codes for MAMSEQLAREKLDSVSQWWNTEIIDVHPGEIAVRGYRIGDLIGQVNFIDMIWLMLRGNLPRPAEAALLEAALVASVDHGPQAPAISIARMASTCGLPVNGAMASAINALGDYHGGSGQLCMELYAQINAEAGLHGDLVDAAITVIQDRLTAGNQAIPGFGHRFHPVDPRVAPLLDLVGNAVAAGTISGRYAAIARATETALGVIKQRYIAINVEGMTSAIYCELGFAPELGRGLYVLSRSVGILAHAWEQKQQGERGKGPMPKDVPYTYTGPRYRPVPENRAARRAADAL; via the coding sequence ATGGCAATGTCCGAACAACTCGCGCGCGAGAAACTCGACTCGGTGTCCCAGTGGTGGAACACCGAGATCATCGATGTTCACCCGGGCGAGATTGCGGTACGCGGTTATCGTATCGGCGACCTCATCGGCCAGGTCAATTTCATCGACATGATCTGGCTGATGCTGCGCGGCAACCTGCCGCGTCCGGCCGAAGCGGCGCTGCTCGAAGCCGCGCTGGTGGCCAGCGTCGATCACGGCCCGCAGGCGCCGGCCATCTCGATCGCCCGCATGGCCTCGACCTGCGGTCTGCCGGTCAATGGCGCGATGGCATCGGCGATCAATGCGCTCGGCGATTACCACGGCGGTTCCGGACAGTTGTGCATGGAGCTTTATGCGCAGATCAACGCCGAAGCCGGCCTGCACGGCGACCTCGTCGATGCCGCCATCACCGTCATCCAGGATCGCCTGACGGCAGGCAACCAGGCCATTCCGGGATTCGGCCACCGGTTTCACCCGGTCGATCCGCGCGTCGCGCCGCTGCTCGATCTCGTCGGCAATGCCGTGGCGGCGGGAACCATCTCCGGGCGCTACGCGGCCATCGCCCGCGCCACCGAGACGGCGCTCGGCGTCATCAAGCAGCGCTACATCGCCATCAATGTCGAAGGCATGACCTCGGCGATCTACTGCGAACTCGGCTTCGCGCCCGAACTGGGGCGCGGTCTGTACGTGCTCTCGCGCTCGGTCGGCATCCTGGCGCATGCCTGGGAACAGAAACAACAGGGCGAACGCGGCAAGGGACCGATGCCCAAGGATGTTCCTTATACCTACACCGGCCCGCGTTACCGGCCGGTTCCCGAAAACCGGGCGGCGCGCCGTGCGGCCGATGCCCTGTAG
- a CDS encoding thiamine pyrophosphate-binding protein has protein sequence MKDLISNQLVKYLEARGVEHIFGLCGHTNIAVLAALSKSDKIKFVNTRHEQIAAHAADGYARATGKAAVLLSHLSPGLTNAATGVANASLDSIPMVVIAGDVPTHYYGKHPHQEVNLHADASQCEIYRPFCKRVWRVDSPHLFPEILEKAFVLAESGRPGPVLIDVPMDIFSKEIDTALFDRVLLNNRDLAKPSLDEVTAEKIISQLLAAKTPLLYVGGGIMLAKCMTELRQLAEHLSLPVAHTLMGKGALADDHPLILGMTGFWGTTFINDKCKGADWILGLGTRFSEADCSSWEEQYTFDFGPNGTKLIHIDIDPNEIGRNYPVAIGAVADLKQALTALLRVAKRLCPQGIQRPELIAEMAANRKAFVASNQEWVQSNDFPMTPQRILADLRSALPRDSYICTDVGWNKNGLAQQYPVYEPGTIFTPGGFATMGFGSPAALGAKIALKDKVVVALTGDGGWGQNPAVLATARENAIPVIWVIMNNRAFGTIAGLEKAHYDTTFATVFEVDGESWSPDYAAIARAYGIEGITVNAAEEFLPAMQKAVALNKPVVIDVYMKNIPTPTAGHWNIMDIYSPGKKVHHVATGN, from the coding sequence ATGAAGGATCTGATTTCGAACCAGCTGGTGAAGTATCTGGAAGCGCGTGGGGTGGAGCACATTTTCGGTTTGTGCGGGCACACCAATATTGCCGTGCTGGCCGCCCTGTCGAAGAGCGACAAGATCAAGTTCGTCAATACCCGGCATGAGCAGATCGCCGCGCACGCCGCCGACGGTTATGCCCGCGCCACCGGCAAGGCCGCGGTGCTCCTCTCGCACCTCTCGCCCGGTCTGACCAACGCCGCCACCGGCGTCGCCAACGCTTCGCTCGATTCGATCCCGATGGTCGTCATCGCCGGCGATGTCCCCACCCATTACTACGGCAAGCATCCCCACCAGGAAGTCAATCTGCATGCCGACGCGTCCCAGTGCGAGATCTATCGCCCCTTCTGCAAGCGCGTCTGGCGCGTCGATTCGCCCCATCTCTTCCCCGAGATCCTCGAGAAGGCTTTCGTCCTCGCCGAGAGCGGACGCCCCGGCCCCGTCCTCATCGATGTGCCCATGGATATCTTCTCCAAGGAGATCGATACCGCGCTCTTCGACCGCGTCCTGCTCAATAATCGCGACCTGGCCAAGCCTTCGCTCGACGAAGTCACCGCCGAGAAGATCATCAGCCAGCTCCTCGCCGCCAAGACCCCGCTCCTTTATGTCGGCGGCGGCATCATGCTCGCCAAGTGCATGACCGAGCTCCGCCAACTCGCCGAGCATCTTTCCCTGCCCGTCGCCCACACGCTCATGGGCAAGGGCGCGCTCGCCGACGACCATCCCCTGATCCTCGGCATGACCGGCTTCTGGGGGACCACTTTCATCAATGACAAGTGCAAGGGCGCCGACTGGATTCTCGGTCTCGGCACCCGGTTCTCCGAGGCCGATTGCTCGTCCTGGGAGGAGCAATACACTTTCGATTTCGGCCCGAACGGTACCAAGCTCATCCATATCGATATCGATCCGAACGAGATCGGCCGCAATTATCCCGTCGCCATCGGCGCCGTCGCCGATCTCAAGCAGGCCCTCACCGCGCTGCTCCGCGTCGCCAAGCGCCTCTGCCCGCAGGGTATCCAGCGCCCCGAGCTGATCGCCGAGATGGCCGCCAACCGCAAGGCTTTCGTCGCCAGCAACCAGGAATGGGTCCAGAGCAACGATTTCCCGATGACGCCGCAGCGCATCCTCGCCGATCTGCGTAGCGCCCTGCCCCGCGATTCCTATATCTGCACCGACGTCGGCTGGAACAAGAACGGTCTCGCCCAGCAGTATCCGGTCTATGAGCCCGGCACCATCTTCACTCCGGGCGGCTTCGCCACCATGGGCTTCGGTTCGCCCGCCGCCCTCGGCGCCAAGATCGCCCTCAAGGACAAGGTCGTCGTCGCCCTCACCGGTGACGGCGGCTGGGGACAGAATCCCGCTGTCCTTGCCACTGCCCGCGAGAACGCCATCCCCGTCATCTGGGTGATCATGAACAACCGCGCCTTCGGCACCATCGCCGGGCTCGAGAAGGCCCATTACGACACGACTTTCGCCACCGTCTTCGAGGTCGATGGCGAGAGCTGGTCGCCCGATTATGCCGCCATCGCCCGCGCTTATGGCATCGAGGGCATTACCGTCAATGCCGCCGAGGAGTTCCTCCCGGCCATGCAGAAGGCCGTCGCCCTCAACAAGCCCGTCGTCATCGATGTCTATATGAAGAACATCCCGACGCCGACCGCCGGTCACTGGAACATCATGGACATCTATTCGCCTGGCAAGAAGGTCCATCACGTCGCCACCGGCAACTGA
- a CDS encoding sugar phosphate isomerase/epimerase, translating to MPYQYSLAHLTVLSCPPPELAYVAARAGYDYISPRLIYMGLPGEPNYALAENGDMLRATKRALASTGIKVHDIELARITDDLYPSKYLPAMEVAAELGAKSVLSSIWTPNLEYATEKFAKVCDLAAQFGLTVDLEYVPIAAVNNLAGAVKVLREVNRPNAGLMIDMHHFHRALDKPEDLDALPREWFHFAHLCDAQGQIPTDRAEMIRILREERLYAGEGGIDIAAILRHVPAPVLSIELPHLARVKEFGTAEHAFRCIEAAKKYVSETLEQPKKCVAIA from the coding sequence ATGCCGTATCAGTATTCGCTGGCCCATCTGACCGTGCTCAGCTGCCCGCCGCCCGAACTCGCTTACGTCGCCGCTCGCGCCGGTTACGATTACATCAGCCCGCGCCTCATCTACATGGGCCTGCCCGGCGAACCCAATTACGCCCTCGCCGAGAACGGCGACATGCTCCGCGCCACCAAGCGCGCCCTCGCTTCGACCGGTATCAAGGTCCATGACATCGAGCTCGCCCGCATCACCGACGACCTCTATCCGTCCAAGTATCTCCCCGCCATGGAGGTCGCCGCCGAACTCGGCGCCAAGTCCGTCCTTTCCTCGATCTGGACGCCCAATCTCGAGTACGCCACCGAGAAGTTCGCCAAGGTCTGCGATCTCGCCGCACAGTTCGGCCTTACCGTCGATCTCGAGTACGTCCCCATCGCCGCCGTCAATAATCTCGCCGGCGCCGTCAAGGTCCTGCGCGAGGTCAATCGCCCCAATGCCGGTCTCATGATCGACATGCATCACTTCCATCGCGCCCTCGACAAGCCCGAGGATCTCGACGCCCTGCCCCGCGAGTGGTTCCACTTCGCCCATCTCTGCGACGCCCAGGGTCAGATCCCCACCGACCGCGCCGAAATGATCCGCATCCTCCGCGAAGAACGCCTCTACGCCGGTGAGGGCGGCATCGATATCGCCGCCATCCTCAGGCACGTCCCCGCCCCCGTCCTCTCCATCGAACTCCCCCACCTCGCACGCGTCAAGGAATTCGGCACCGCCGAACATGCATTCAGATGCATCGAGGCAGCGAAGAAGTACGTGAGCGAGACGCTCGAACAACCCAAGAAATGTGTCGCCATTGCCTGA
- a CDS encoding shikimate dehydrogenase yields the protein MLSGKTTLIAHIGYPTTAFKAPMIYNPWFDSKGIDARVVPMGVKPEDYAESLKAIFRMSNVHGALVTMPHKVTTVSLVDEVSTTAKIAGACNAILKRPDGSLLGDMFDGSGFVRGIQRAGFKCQGAKVLLVGAGGVGSAIAASLAAAGIGAISVYKTRSDAAVNLVARLQQYYPQIDTQLVHSTDVAGFDLIVNGSPLGMKDDDPLPFDLTNLSPSTFVGEVVMKQEMTPLLEIAKARGCPFVIGTAMLFEMIPAYLEFFGFGTATPDELRAVQKIQY from the coding sequence ATGTTGAGCGGAAAAACCACCCTGATCGCCCATATCGGCTACCCGACCACCGCCTTCAAGGCGCCGATGATCTACAACCCCTGGTTCGACAGCAAGGGCATCGATGCCCGTGTCGTACCGATGGGCGTCAAGCCCGAGGATTATGCGGAATCGCTCAAGGCGATCTTCCGCATGAGCAATGTGCACGGCGCCCTCGTCACCATGCCGCACAAGGTGACGACCGTCAGCCTCGTCGATGAAGTGTCCACCACCGCCAAGATCGCCGGTGCCTGCAACGCCATCCTCAAGCGTCCCGACGGCTCGCTGCTCGGCGACATGTTCGACGGTTCGGGCTTCGTGCGCGGCATCCAGCGCGCCGGCTTCAAGTGCCAGGGCGCCAAGGTGCTACTCGTCGGCGCCGGCGGCGTCGGTTCGGCCATCGCCGCCTCGCTCGCCGCCGCCGGTATCGGCGCGATCTCGGTCTACAAAACGCGCAGCGATGCCGCTGTCAATCTGGTGGCGCGCCTGCAGCAATACTATCCACAGATCGACACGCAGCTCGTCCACAGCACGGACGTTGCCGGCTTCGACCTGATCGTCAACGGCTCGCCGCTCGGCATGAAGGACGACGATCCGCTGCCCTTCGACCTCACCAATCTCTCGCCCTCGACCTTCGTCGGCGAAGTCGTGATGAAGCAGGAAATGACGCCGCTGCTGGAGATCGCCAAGGCCCGCGGCTGCCCGTTCGTCATCGGCACGGCGATGCTCTTTGAAATGATCCCGGCGTATCTCGAATTCTTCGGCTTTGGTACCGCCACGCCGGACGAATTGCGCGCCGTACAGAAGATCCAATATTGA
- a CDS encoding DctP family TRAP transporter solute-binding subunit, whose amino-acid sequence MKKVLSMVIAATFSVGLAAPAAMAADKVMKCGIVTNKDRSLSKGLVEFGKILEKETGGTIKVQVFTDGVLGGDRQTLEGLQMGTIHCTSVSTGPIAAFVPQFDVFDLPFLFKDKATAFKVADGPIGKELLDKLPAVGMIGFNYWENGFRHLTNNKREVKTLEDIKGLKIRTLESKIHVDTWKQLGANPTPMSFSQLYTALEQGVVDGQENPFGNVVSNKFNEVQKYLTTTGHVYNASPFLVSKKFYDGLTDKEKEAVKKAAKEAQAFQRLENDKEDTVSAGTLQARGMKITALNPGEQQRVVAALKPVYDKYSETLGKDLVARMLAAVK is encoded by the coding sequence ATGAAAAAAGTGTTAAGCATGGTCATCGCAGCAACGTTTTCGGTGGGACTCGCAGCACCGGCCGCCATGGCGGCCGACAAAGTCATGAAGTGCGGTATCGTGACCAACAAGGACCGCTCGCTGAGCAAGGGTCTGGTCGAATTCGGCAAGATCCTCGAAAAGGAAACCGGCGGCACGATCAAGGTGCAGGTGTTCACCGACGGCGTGCTCGGCGGCGACCGTCAGACGCTCGAAGGCTTGCAGATGGGCACGATCCACTGCACGTCGGTGTCGACCGGCCCGATCGCGGCTTTCGTGCCGCAATTCGACGTCTTCGACCTGCCCTTCCTGTTCAAGGACAAGGCGACCGCGTTCAAGGTCGCCGACGGCCCGATCGGCAAGGAACTGCTCGACAAGCTGCCGGCGGTTGGCATGATCGGCTTCAACTACTGGGAAAACGGCTTCCGTCACCTGACCAACAACAAGCGCGAAGTCAAAACGCTTGAAGACATCAAGGGCCTGAAAATCCGCACGCTGGAGAGCAAGATCCACGTCGACACCTGGAAGCAACTCGGTGCCAACCCGACGCCGATGTCATTCTCGCAGCTCTATACCGCGCTTGAGCAGGGCGTCGTCGACGGTCAGGAAAACCCGTTCGGTAACGTCGTGTCGAACAAGTTCAACGAAGTCCAGAAGTACCTGACGACGACGGGTCACGTCTATAACGCCAGCCCGTTCCTGGTCAGCAAGAAGTTCTATGACGGTCTCACCGACAAGGAGAAGGAAGCCGTCAAGAAGGCCGCCAAGGAAGCGCAAGCATTCCAGCGTCTTGAGAACGACAAGGAAGACACGGTCAGCGCAGGCACACTGCAAGCGCGTGGCATGAAGATCACGGCACTGAACCCGGGCGAGCAACAGCGCGTCGTTGCCGCGCTCAAGCCGGTCTATGACAAGTACTCCGAGACGCTCGGCAAGGACTTGGTCGCCCGCATGCTGGCTGCCGTCAAGTAA
- a CDS encoding TRAP transporter small permease: protein MTSPITAKLDKGFNAILAFCLGLMGILIFLNVLLRYCFNSGLPWAEEFSRFLFVWLTFLGAIGALKDNAHLGFTSLVQKLPPAGKKVAYILSNAIVLYCLAALFEGSWEMTIMSAHTLSPATGLPLSYMYGIGVIMGIGMFGIVFFKLYRALFVKGAIDELVVLRESEDDRDFSADADHHAPQGDKK from the coding sequence ATGACATCACCTATCACTGCAAAACTCGACAAGGGCTTCAACGCGATTCTCGCGTTCTGCCTCGGTCTGATGGGCATACTGATCTTCCTCAACGTATTGCTGCGCTACTGCTTCAACTCGGGCCTGCCCTGGGCCGAGGAGTTCTCCCGCTTCCTTTTCGTCTGGCTGACCTTCCTCGGCGCCATCGGCGCGTTGAAGGACAATGCCCACCTCGGCTTCACCTCGCTCGTGCAGAAACTGCCTCCGGCGGGCAAGAAGGTCGCCTACATCCTGAGCAATGCCATCGTCCTGTACTGTCTAGCCGCGCTGTTCGAGGGTAGCTGGGAAATGACGATCATGTCGGCGCACACGCTGTCGCCGGCGACCGGCCTGCCGCTCTCCTACATGTACGGCATCGGCGTCATCATGGGCATCGGCATGTTCGGCATCGTCTTCTTCAAGCTCTACCGGGCACTGTTCGTCAAGGGCGCCATCGACGAACTCGTCGTCCTGCGTGAATCCGAGGACGACCGCGACTTCTCGGCGGATGCCGATCACCACGCCCCGCAGGGAGACAAGAAATGA
- a CDS encoding TRAP transporter large permease subunit: MTVAVFMFSLCGAMMLGMPIAFALIACGIALMFHLDMYDVRILAQNLIIGADSFALMAVPFFLLVGELMNAGGISKRIINFGMALVGHIRGGLGYVAIIAAFIFAGLSGSAVADTAALCAIMIPMMGEAGYNKAGCAALIGSGGIVAMILPPSIAFIVFGAIGNVSVVKLFIAGIFPGILLCSSLAGAWWYISRKQQVVVFPKKTKAEVWQATREASWALFLPILIMVGIKGGVVTPTEAAVGAVFYTLFLCLVVYRTVRISQIPHILMAAAKTTSVIMFLIAAAMVSAWLIAIANIPGEVTEWLEPLMGNRLLLLIAINVLVFVVGTAMDLTPTVLILTPVLMPIVLKAGIDPVYFGVIFILNNAIGLLTPPVGTVLNAACGAGKVKMDDLMVQVVPYLIIESGLLLLLILFPELVLVPLKWMS; this comes from the coding sequence ATGACCGTTGCCGTATTCATGTTTTCACTCTGCGGCGCGATGATGCTGGGCATGCCCATCGCCTTCGCGCTGATCGCCTGCGGCATCGCGCTCATGTTCCATCTGGACATGTACGATGTCCGCATCCTGGCGCAAAACCTCATCATCGGCGCCGACAGCTTCGCGCTAATGGCCGTGCCTTTCTTCCTGCTCGTCGGCGAGCTGATGAATGCCGGCGGCATATCGAAGCGGATCATCAACTTCGGCATGGCGCTGGTCGGCCACATCCGCGGCGGCCTCGGCTATGTCGCGATCATCGCCGCGTTCATCTTCGCCGGTCTCTCGGGTTCGGCGGTCGCCGACACCGCGGCGCTGTGCGCGATCATGATCCCGATGATGGGCGAAGCCGGCTACAACAAGGCCGGTTGCGCGGCGCTGATCGGTTCAGGTGGCATCGTCGCCATGATCCTGCCGCCGAGCATCGCCTTCATCGTCTTCGGCGCCATCGGCAACGTCTCGGTCGTCAAGCTGTTCATCGCCGGGATCTTCCCGGGCATCCTGCTCTGCTCTTCGCTGGCCGGTGCCTGGTGGTACATCTCGCGCAAACAGCAGGTCGTCGTTTTCCCGAAGAAGACCAAGGCCGAAGTCTGGCAGGCGACGCGTGAGGCGAGCTGGGCGCTGTTCCTGCCGATCCTGATCATGGTCGGCATCAAGGGCGGCGTCGTGACGCCAACCGAAGCGGCGGTCGGCGCGGTGTTCTACACGCTCTTCCTCTGCCTCGTCGTCTATCGCACCGTCAGGATCAGCCAGATCCCGCACATCCTGATGGCGGCTGCCAAGACGACCAGCGTCATCATGTTCCTGATCGCTGCCGCCATGGTTTCGGCCTGGCTGATCGCCATCGCCAACATCCCGGGCGAAGTCACCGAATGGCTCGAGCCGCTGATGGGCAACCGCCTGCTGCTGCTGATCGCCATCAACGTGCTGGTCTTCGTCGTCGGCACCGCGATGGACCTGACGCCGACCGTGCTGATCCTGACGCCGGTGCTGATGCCGATCGTGCTCAAGGCGGGCATCGATCCGGTCTATTTCGGCGTCATCTTCATCCTCAATAATGCCATCGGTCTGCTGACGCCACCGGTCGGTACCGTGCTGAACGCCGCCTGCGGCGCCGGCAAGGTGAAGATGGACGATCTCATGGTCCAGGTCGTGCCGTATCTCATCATCGAGAGCGGCCTGCTCCTGCTGCTGATCCTCTTTCCGGAACTCGTTCTGGTTCCCCTCAAGTGGATGTCCTGA
- a CDS encoding glutamate cyclase domain-containing protein has translation MSSSANIINRIAALAAHDAGRRGFSNSALAQSGLFPAAESLLSGERTIIATGFCIRAAMIGENDGPPGALAIADALCQLGQEVVFVSDHFSSGLLEAGMRAYDMRLPVTLLERDQATADREISALLADFRPTHVVAIERPGSAIDGHRYSMRGAVLDDLVPAADALLAPGEATVTIAIGDGGNELGMGGLRADHHHRVMYGEKIFCATRADFVIPAGISNWGGHALAAALGILAGRRLMRTPEHERRVLEALQAAGAVDGCTGKADLSVDGIAWEDYAETLRALHAAGRGSLT, from the coding sequence ATGTCTTCTTCCGCCAACATCATCAACCGCATCGCCGCGCTGGCAGCGCATGACGCCGGCCGGCGCGGCTTCTCTAATTCAGCACTGGCCCAGTCGGGATTATTCCCGGCGGCAGAGAGCCTGCTCAGCGGTGAGCGCACGATCATTGCCACCGGCTTCTGCATCCGCGCCGCCATGATCGGCGAGAACGACGGCCCGCCCGGTGCGCTGGCGATCGCCGACGCGCTGTGCCAACTCGGCCAGGAAGTCGTCTTCGTCAGTGACCATTTCAGCAGCGGACTGCTTGAGGCCGGCATGCGCGCCTATGACATGCGCCTGCCGGTAACCCTGCTGGAGCGCGACCAGGCGACGGCCGACCGGGAGATCTCCGCCCTGCTCGCCGACTTCCGCCCGACCCATGTCGTCGCCATCGAGCGCCCCGGCAGCGCCATCGACGGCCATCGCTACAGTATGCGCGGCGCCGTGCTCGACGACCTCGTGCCGGCGGCCGATGCGCTGCTCGCACCCGGCGAGGCCACCGTCACCATTGCCATCGGCGACGGCGGCAACGAACTCGGCATGGGCGGCCTGCGCGCGGACCATCACCACCGCGTCATGTACGGCGAGAAGATCTTTTGCGCGACACGGGCCGATTTCGTCATCCCGGCCGGCATCTCGAACTGGGGCGGCCATGCCCTGGCCGCGGCCCTCGGCATTCTCGCCGGACGGCGGCTGATGCGCACACCGGAGCACGAGCGCCGCGTCCTCGAAGCGCTGCAGGCGGCCGGCGCCGTCGACGGCTGCACCGGCAAAGCTGACCTGTCGGTCGACGGCATTGCCTGGGAAGACTACGCCGAAACGCTGCGCGCCCTCCACGCGGCCGGTCGCGGCAGTCTCACCTGA